One segment of Pyrococcus sp. ST04 DNA contains the following:
- the fni gene encoding type 2 isopentenyl-diphosphate Delta-isomerase, which yields MEEGHRTILRKFEHIEHCLKRNVEAHVSNGFEDIFLIHSSLPEIDKDEVDLSVEFLGRKFDYPIMITGMTGGTRKGEIAWKINRTLAQAAEELNIPFGVGSQRAMIENPETWESYYVRDVAPNVFLVGNLGAPQFGKNAKRRYGIREVLYAIEKIEADAIAIHMNPLQESVQPEGDTTFSGVLEALAEIKANIDYPVIAKETGAGVSREVAVKLESIGIDAIDISGLGGTSWSGVEYYRAKDEFGKMLALRFWDWGIKTAISLAEVRYWTSLPIIASGGMRDGITMAKALALGATLVGVALPVLKPAAKGDVEGVKKVIIGYAEEIKNAMFLVGAKTIEDLRRVPIVIVGFVREWLEQRINLNEFLSSRF from the coding sequence TTGGAGGAAGGCCATAGAACTATTCTTCGAAAGTTTGAGCATATAGAACATTGCCTAAAAAGGAACGTTGAAGCGCATGTTTCCAATGGCTTTGAAGATATTTTCCTAATACACAGTAGTCTCCCTGAGATCGACAAGGATGAAGTTGATTTAAGTGTTGAGTTTCTTGGCAGAAAATTTGACTATCCAATAATGATAACCGGCATGACGGGGGGAACAAGAAAGGGGGAGATAGCTTGGAAGATCAACAGAACTCTGGCTCAAGCTGCTGAAGAACTTAACATTCCCTTCGGTGTTGGCAGTCAGAGGGCTATGATTGAAAACCCAGAGACATGGGAAAGTTACTATGTCAGGGACGTTGCTCCCAATGTGTTCTTAGTAGGAAATCTTGGAGCTCCCCAATTTGGGAAGAACGCAAAAAGGAGATATGGGATTAGGGAGGTCTTGTATGCGATAGAGAAAATTGAGGCCGATGCCATAGCTATCCACATGAACCCCTTGCAAGAGAGCGTTCAGCCCGAGGGAGATACAACATTTTCTGGCGTTCTTGAGGCCCTCGCCGAAATAAAGGCAAACATTGATTATCCAGTTATAGCAAAGGAAACAGGAGCGGGAGTTTCCAGGGAGGTTGCTGTAAAGCTGGAATCAATAGGGATCGATGCAATAGACATAAGTGGACTTGGTGGAACGAGCTGGAGTGGTGTGGAATACTACAGGGCAAAAGATGAGTTTGGAAAGATGTTAGCACTGAGGTTCTGGGACTGGGGGATTAAAACTGCAATAAGTTTGGCAGAAGTAAGGTATTGGACGAGTCTCCCCATAATAGCTAGTGGTGGCATGAGGGATGGCATAACTATGGCAAAAGCTCTCGCACTGGGTGCAACGCTAGTAGGAGTTGCACTCCCAGTTCTTAAGCCAGCTGCGAAAGGGGATGTTGAAGGGGTTAAAAAAGTTATCATAGGATATGCAGAAGAGATCAAAAATGCCATGTTTTTAGTAGGAGCAAAAACTATAGAGGACTTAAGAAGGGTTCCAATAGTTATTGTTGGATTTGTCCGGGAATGGCTTGAGCAAAGAATAAATCTCAATGAGTTCTTGTCTTCTAGGTTTTGA
- a CDS encoding DUF512 domain-containing protein encodes MYELTEDLKLRKITKYELDGVDERDDLLVIPPSSKAGPCGNGCIFCYLLQNPPDMIYKVPRHDTLNDPELEMRIKYARENYDLWIRVTDTSGNVRFDEKRIESLYKAGLDEIQISVHTTKKEVRVKLMRNRHAGKLIDLLPLVAENFRVIADIILTPGYNVWDIGEIIEDLDRMGIHEVRLFPVGVTKYNKFNVRPLTKEELIFVKEVALQKDKELDIKVVIPPIFLALLGEFTIGLKPFDIEPTIPTYIFTGELAYPEMKRLFPKIKVVMVKNEFFGGNIGTAGLLTGRDVLREVLKLPEVDIGLIILPELMFYGDMTLDGWKRNELFTKILVEKGYIVETALEPQEIPKIIKNISL; translated from the coding sequence ATGTACGAACTTACTGAAGATTTAAAGCTCAGGAAGATTACAAAGTACGAACTCGATGGAGTGGATGAAAGAGACGACCTATTGGTTATTCCACCCTCTTCAAAAGCGGGGCCATGTGGAAATGGTTGTATATTCTGTTATCTCCTTCAAAATCCGCCAGACATGATATATAAAGTTCCGAGGCATGACACTTTAAACGACCCTGAGCTAGAGATGAGGATAAAATATGCTCGAGAAAATTATGATCTGTGGATTAGAGTTACTGATACATCCGGAAACGTAAGGTTTGATGAGAAGAGAATTGAAAGTCTTTACAAAGCTGGGCTTGACGAAATACAGATTTCCGTTCATACAACAAAAAAGGAAGTCAGAGTTAAATTAATGAGAAACAGGCATGCTGGGAAGCTTATAGATCTACTTCCCCTTGTAGCTGAGAATTTCAGAGTAATAGCTGATATAATACTCACTCCTGGATACAACGTTTGGGACATTGGAGAGATAATAGAAGACCTTGACAGAATGGGAATTCATGAGGTCAGGCTTTTCCCAGTAGGCGTTACGAAGTACAATAAATTTAACGTTCGTCCTCTAACCAAGGAAGAGCTGATCTTTGTCAAGGAGGTTGCTCTTCAGAAGGATAAAGAGCTCGATATAAAGGTTGTCATCCCTCCAATATTTTTGGCCCTCTTGGGGGAGTTTACTATTGGATTAAAACCATTTGACATTGAACCAACCATCCCAACATACATCTTCACGGGAGAACTTGCCTATCCAGAGATGAAGAGGCTCTTTCCAAAGATTAAGGTTGTAATGGTAAAAAATGAATTTTTCGGTGGCAATATTGGAACGGCTGGTCTTTTAACTGGTAGGGATGTGTTGAGGGAGGTATTAAAGCTTCCTGAAGTTGACATAGGACTTATAATACTTCCAGAACTCATGTTTTATGGAGACATGACACTTGACGGATGGAAAAGAAATGAGCTCTTTACAAAGATACTGGTTGAGAAGGGTTATATAGTTGAAACTGCCCTTGAACCTCAAGAGATACCTAAGATTATCAAGAACATATCCCTATGA
- a CDS encoding metal-dependent transcriptional regulator — MYLLQKNKGVIRVKDIARVLRVKPPSVVDALKKLAEKGLIEYEKYDRILLTEEGRKIAEETYSKHLLLTEFFTNVLGIPPDIAEEDACQFEHYVHDITIQRIKEFISYIQENCPYVLKQFLKKVMEESEDSRKVGKVSNEHQG, encoded by the coding sequence ATGTATCTCCTACAAAAAAATAAAGGAGTTATTAGGGTTAAGGACATAGCTAGAGTACTTAGAGTTAAACCTCCCAGCGTTGTTGATGCCCTAAAAAAGCTTGCCGAAAAGGGGCTAATTGAATATGAAAAATATGATAGGATATTATTAACCGAGGAAGGAAGGAAGATAGCTGAAGAAACATATTCAAAGCACCTATTGTTGACTGAATTCTTCACAAACGTTCTGGGCATACCTCCGGATATTGCCGAGGAAGATGCCTGCCAGTTTGAGCACTATGTTCATGACATAACCATACAGAGGATAAAAGAGTTCATATCATACATCCAGGAGAACTGTCCATATGTTCTGAAACAGTTCTTAAAAAAAGTAATGGAAGAATCAGAAGACTCCCGCAAGGTAGGCAAAGTATCCAACGAACACCAAGGCTAG
- the feoB gene encoding ferrous iron transport protein B: protein MLKTIALVGNPNVGKTTIFNALTGLRQHVGNWPGVTVEKKEGIFEYKGREFLVVDLPGIYSMTAHSVDELIARNFILEGNADVIVDIVDSTCLMRNLFLTLELFEMGAKNVVIALNKFDLIKKKGVEIDIKAMEKALGVPVVPTNAKSGEGLEELKRTIVMMADGKITTNPIVVKYDDDIEREIQHVSEVLEGTPLAEKYPVRWLAIKLLQRDEEVIKLVLKYLGQSKMDEILKHIGELEEKYKRSLDIVMASQKYEFLEQLLRKFVRHPAEIRETLSDQLDKLLTHPVYGIISMLIVFYLLFQFVFTLGGPLQEWLDSAFSWLGEAIAPHITNETLRGLIVDGVIGGVGAVLSFFPLVFLLFVGMSILEDTGYMARIAAMMERFLRIFNLPGKAIIPMVLAFGCNVPAIMATRTLENERDRILTMLVNPLVPCVARMVVITFLADTFFPDKAALVAISIYAIAIALALISALILGKFFIKGEESPFIIELPDYSIPSWKTVIIHSWERSKEFLRKAATVILLGSIAIWYLSSYPQPVGTGLSYAERLGKALEPIAKLMGLDWKAAVSLIFGIIAKENVIATYSVIYGVGEESLAGAMVHAMTPLQAYVLALVTTLYLPCIATLAAIRAEGGTKWMSVAALYNLTLATIVGIIAYAIGSVI from the coding sequence ATGCTTAAGACAATAGCATTAGTTGGGAATCCAAACGTTGGAAAGACCACAATATTCAATGCCCTCACTGGACTAAGGCAGCATGTGGGCAACTGGCCAGGCGTCACTGTTGAGAAGAAGGAGGGAATATTTGAGTATAAGGGCAGGGAGTTTCTAGTGGTTGACCTGCCAGGAATATATTCAATGACTGCTCACAGTGTTGATGAGCTAATAGCCAGAAATTTCATTCTAGAGGGGAATGCAGATGTAATTGTCGATATAGTTGACTCCACTTGTCTGATGAGGAACCTTTTCCTTACACTGGAGCTCTTTGAAATGGGGGCAAAGAACGTTGTGATAGCATTAAACAAGTTCGATCTTATAAAGAAGAAAGGGGTTGAAATTGATATCAAAGCTATGGAGAAAGCCCTAGGGGTTCCTGTTGTTCCAACTAACGCGAAGAGTGGAGAAGGGCTGGAGGAACTTAAGAGAACGATAGTCATGATGGCAGACGGGAAGATAACGACGAATCCAATCGTAGTTAAGTATGATGACGACATAGAGAGGGAAATACAGCACGTTTCTGAAGTACTCGAAGGAACACCGTTAGCAGAGAAGTATCCAGTAAGGTGGCTTGCTATAAAGCTCCTCCAAAGAGACGAGGAAGTGATAAAGCTGGTACTAAAGTATCTTGGACAATCTAAGATGGATGAAATACTAAAGCATATAGGGGAGCTTGAAGAGAAGTACAAGAGGTCATTGGATATAGTTATGGCGAGTCAAAAGTATGAGTTCCTTGAGCAGCTGTTGAGAAAATTTGTGAGGCATCCCGCTGAAATAAGAGAAACATTGAGTGACCAGTTGGATAAACTCTTAACGCATCCCGTTTATGGAATAATATCAATGCTCATAGTGTTTTATCTACTCTTCCAGTTTGTGTTTACCCTGGGAGGACCTCTTCAGGAGTGGCTTGACTCTGCATTTTCATGGCTTGGAGAGGCAATAGCCCCCCATATAACTAATGAAACTTTGAGAGGGCTAATAGTGGATGGAGTAATCGGCGGAGTTGGAGCAGTGCTCAGCTTCTTCCCATTGGTATTCCTCCTCTTCGTGGGCATGTCAATACTTGAAGACACAGGATATATGGCCAGAATTGCGGCTATGATGGAGAGGTTCCTTAGGATATTCAATCTTCCGGGAAAGGCCATAATTCCAATGGTACTGGCATTTGGATGTAATGTTCCAGCAATCATGGCCACAAGGACATTAGAGAATGAAAGAGACAGAATATTGACAATGCTAGTTAATCCCCTAGTTCCATGCGTCGCGAGGATGGTCGTAATAACTTTCCTCGCAGATACATTCTTCCCGGACAAAGCAGCACTAGTTGCGATAAGCATTTATGCAATAGCGATAGCCCTAGCCTTAATCTCAGCTCTAATCCTCGGAAAGTTCTTTATAAAAGGTGAGGAAAGTCCGTTCATAATAGAACTTCCAGACTACTCAATACCATCATGGAAGACCGTTATAATCCATTCCTGGGAGAGGAGCAAAGAGTTCCTTAGAAAGGCAGCAACCGTGATACTGCTCGGTTCAATAGCCATATGGTACTTGTCCTCTTATCCCCAACCAGTTGGGACTGGACTAAGCTACGCTGAAAGGCTAGGAAAAGCTCTCGAACCAATAGCCAAGCTGATGGGACTGGACTGGAAGGCAGCTGTTAGTTTAATCTTCGGTATAATAGCGAAGGAAAATGTGATAGCAACATACAGTGTAATTTACGGCGTTGGAGAAGAATCTCTGGCAGGAGCTATGGTTCACGCAATGACGCCCTTGCAGGCATATGTACTCGCCCTAGTTACTACTCTATATCTCCCTTGCATAGCCACACTAGCAGCAATAAGGGCTGAAGGGGGAACCAAGTGGATGAGTGTGGCTGCATTGTACAACTTAACACTGGCCACAATCGTCGGGATTATAGCATATGCCATAGGCTCGGTGATATGA
- a CDS encoding FeoA family protein: MYVPLTALNEGEAGVVIDIRGGPNARAKLIAMGIAPGVTIRVIKGRGPGPMIVAVGSSRIALGWGIANKILVRRV; this comes from the coding sequence TTGTATGTGCCACTGACAGCACTAAATGAAGGGGAGGCAGGTGTGGTCATTGACATCCGAGGAGGCCCAAATGCTAGGGCTAAATTGATAGCGATGGGCATAGCTCCCGGAGTAACAATTAGGGTCATTAAGGGTAGGGGACCAGGCCCGATGATAGTCGCTGTTGGCTCTTCTAGAATAGCCCTTGGATGGGGAATAGCAAACAAAATACTTGTCAGGAGGGTGTGA
- the mtnP gene encoding S-methyl-5'-thioadenosine phosphorylase yields MPRVAVIGGSGVYDFPAEEKKEKTVKTPYGDVLVSIGKVGDEEVAFLARHGKGHSIPPHKINYRANIWALYELGVERIIATSAVGSLNPNMRPGDFVILDQLMDFTVSRPRTFYDGEDSPHDRKFVAHIDFTEPYCPEIRRALITAAKNLALPYHPRGTYVCTEGPRFETAAEIRAYKILGGDVVGMTQCPEAILARELEMCYASVAIVTNYAAGISKQKLTHTEVVELMKKKTKEIVSLIIAAIPLIPKERKCPCKDALKGATG; encoded by the coding sequence ATGCCTAGAGTAGCCGTTATAGGTGGGTCTGGAGTTTATGACTTTCCAGCAGAAGAGAAGAAAGAGAAAACAGTAAAGACTCCCTACGGTGATGTGCTAGTGTCCATTGGAAAAGTAGGAGATGAGGAAGTTGCGTTTTTAGCAAGACATGGAAAAGGACACTCAATTCCTCCTCACAAGATAAATTATAGAGCCAATATTTGGGCCCTTTATGAGCTTGGGGTTGAGAGGATAATAGCAACATCTGCAGTAGGTTCACTGAATCCAAATATGAGACCAGGAGATTTCGTTATTCTTGATCAGCTTATGGATTTCACAGTATCAAGGCCGAGAACTTTCTATGATGGGGAGGATAGTCCTCATGATAGGAAGTTTGTTGCACACATTGACTTTACTGAGCCCTACTGCCCAGAAATTAGGAGGGCTTTAATAACAGCTGCAAAGAACCTTGCCCTTCCCTATCACCCTAGGGGAACTTACGTATGCACTGAGGGACCAAGGTTTGAAACTGCAGCTGAAATTCGGGCATACAAGATTCTTGGTGGGGATGTTGTTGGAATGACACAGTGTCCAGAGGCGATTTTAGCCAGGGAACTTGAGATGTGCTATGCGAGCGTTGCAATAGTCACAAACTATGCGGCGGGAATAAGTAAGCAGAAATTAACCCATACTGAAGTCGTTGAACTAATGAAGAAAAAGACTAAGGAAATAGTTTCCCTAATAATTGCTGCAATTCCTTTAATTCCAAAAGAGAGGAAATGTCCGTGCAAGGACGCACTTAAGGGAGCAACTGGATAA
- a CDS encoding RlmF-related methyltransferase, which produces MILWKDGKLGLPIKEAIKIVPELAYYVDDKGRLDFSNRQARILYNKAIARALFGLELEYHPKGLVTTPISRYIFLKTFLKGGEKVLEIGTGHTALMALLAEKIFGCDVTATEIDDEFFEYALKNIKRNKAGVKLVKSHGEIIKGLISERFDVIFSAPPYYDRQKGNVLTEGEAIGGGEYGEGFSIRLIEEAIDYLNPGGKVALFLPDKESLLEKIKNKAEEIGYSIRDIRFRVGTRWRHSLILKL; this is translated from the coding sequence ATGATCCTGTGGAAAGATGGAAAACTGGGACTTCCAATAAAGGAAGCCATAAAAATAGTCCCAGAACTAGCTTATTATGTTGATGATAAGGGAAGGCTAGACTTTTCTAACAGGCAGGCAAGGATCTTATATAACAAGGCTATTGCAAGAGCCTTATTCGGCCTTGAACTTGAGTATCACCCAAAAGGTCTCGTAACAACTCCAATTTCCAGGTACATATTTCTAAAAACCTTTCTAAAGGGGGGAGAAAAAGTTCTTGAAATCGGAACCGGACATACAGCCCTAATGGCCCTCTTAGCTGAAAAGATATTTGGGTGTGATGTGACTGCAACTGAAATAGACGATGAGTTCTTTGAATATGCCCTGAAGAACATTAAAAGGAACAAAGCTGGTGTCAAATTAGTAAAAAGTCATGGAGAAATAATAAAAGGCCTAATTAGCGAGAGGTTTGACGTAATATTTTCAGCCCCTCCATACTATGACAGGCAGAAAGGAAACGTTCTCACTGAAGGGGAAGCAATAGGGGGAGGGGAATATGGGGAGGGATTCTCCATTAGGCTAATAGAAGAAGCTATTGATTATCTCAATCCAGGGGGCAAAGTTGCACTCTTCCTCCCAGATAAGGAAAGTCTGTTAGAAAAGATAAAGAATAAGGCCGAGGAGATTGGGTACTCTATTAGAGATATAAGGTTCAGAGTAGGGACAAGGTGGAGACACAGTTTAATCCTTAAACTTTAG
- a CDS encoding FeoC-like transcriptional regulator encodes MGKFEQILDLLRNGTYTIEELAKKSGLSKEEVEGILEILKSMGYLKEVEAPSCELCPLKKVCPGKCVRSGIKAYVPTFEI; translated from the coding sequence ATGGGAAAGTTTGAACAGATATTAGATCTCCTTCGAAATGGAACTTACACAATTGAGGAGCTAGCAAAGAAATCTGGCTTATCTAAAGAGGAAGTTGAAGGAATACTAGAAATACTCAAGAGCATGGGATACCTAAAAGAAGTTGAAGCACCAAGCTGTGAGTTATGCCCATTAAAGAAAGTCTGCCCAGGGAAGTGCGTCCGCTCAGGAATTAAAGCTTATGTTCCGACATTTGAAATTTAA
- a CDS encoding radical SAM protein, with the protein MRKTPYYSYVVGDLPEGCKYCVRGEKLVLFVTGVCPRNCFYCPLSPWRRNDVTYANERPVKRIEDIFEEARIQEAKGAGITGGDPLARLSRTVEYIKALKEEFGKKFHIHLYTTGVLADEKALERLYDAGLDEIRFHPDLFEPNSKFFQREIENLKKAFNFDWDIGGEVPAIPGFEERIKWFASLLDSLGAKFLNINELEYSETNLRNLLSRGYKPISDESSAIKGSLESGLSILEWGEKNTSLNYHLCTAKLKDAVQLRNRLRRMAKNVAKPYMEITEDGTLRFGIAEYDDLTELYEFLIKEAEVPEEWLYINWEKKRIEMPVEVAEELADAIEGDVKFYIVEEYPTWDRVEVERIPLN; encoded by the coding sequence ATGAGAAAGACTCCATACTATTCATATGTAGTTGGGGACCTCCCTGAAGGTTGCAAGTACTGTGTGAGGGGAGAGAAGCTGGTTCTCTTTGTAACGGGGGTTTGTCCAAGAAATTGCTTTTACTGCCCCCTTAGCCCTTGGAGAAGGAATGATGTGACCTATGCAAATGAAAGGCCTGTAAAAAGAATAGAGGATATATTTGAAGAAGCAAGAATACAGGAAGCAAAAGGAGCCGGAATTACTGGAGGTGACCCCCTCGCTAGGCTGTCAAGGACAGTGGAGTACATAAAGGCACTAAAAGAGGAGTTTGGGAAAAAGTTTCACATCCACTTATATACAACGGGAGTTCTAGCAGATGAGAAAGCTCTTGAAAGACTTTATGATGCAGGTCTCGATGAGATAAGATTCCACCCAGATTTATTTGAGCCAAACTCAAAATTCTTCCAGAGAGAAATTGAAAATCTAAAGAAAGCCTTTAATTTTGATTGGGATATCGGAGGAGAAGTCCCTGCGATTCCGGGATTTGAAGAGAGAATTAAGTGGTTTGCAAGTCTCTTAGACAGCTTGGGGGCAAAGTTTCTCAACATAAACGAGCTCGAATACAGCGAAACAAACCTCCGGAATCTTCTCTCCAGAGGGTACAAGCCAATTAGTGACGAGAGCTCTGCAATAAAAGGGAGCCTCGAGTCGGGACTAAGCATTCTTGAATGGGGCGAAAAGAACACATCCTTAAATTACCACCTCTGTACTGCAAAGCTCAAGGATGCTGTTCAACTTAGAAACAGGTTAAGAAGAATGGCAAAAAATGTGGCAAAGCCATACATGGAGATCACAGAAGATGGAACGTTAAGATTTGGAATAGCAGAATACGATGATCTTACAGAGCTTTATGAATTTTTAATTAAGGAGGCTGAGGTTCCAGAGGAGTGGCTCTATATAAACTGGGAGAAGAAGAGAATAGAAATGCCAGTAGAGGTTGCAGAAGAGCTTGCAGATGCAATTGAAGGGGATGTGAAATTCTACATAGTGGAGGAGTACCCGACGTGGGATAGAGTTGAAGTTGAAAGGATACCTCTCAATTAA
- a CDS encoding NCS2 family permease translates to MGWIERYFEFEKYGTDLKTEVLAGVTTFMTMAYILFVNPAILSNAMGKDAFDSLVAVTALAAGLTTILMGVYAKKPFALAPGMGLNAYFAFTVAPKYGWKVALAAVFVEGIIFIILSITKVRSAIIHAIPISQKYAVGAGIGLFLTFIGLNDVGLLTAATTKEGILQFTGLNAPALAKPEILLFLFGLFVAAILIGLRIKGALLISILATSIIGWITGVAPRPEQIFSMPTISYTFMKLDLHGLINAGALGVVFAFFMVDFFDTLGTVTGLSAKAGFLTKEGKIPDAEKVLLTDAIGTTFGAILGTSTVTTYIESAAGIEEGGRTGLTAVVTGLLFLAIGLFIAPVAKAIPAFATAPALVIVGYYMMSAFKEVDFSDPTEAIPAFLVLITIPFTYSIADGIGVGFISYTLLKVFTGRWKEVHPLMYILALVFVGYFAYLAGVF, encoded by the coding sequence ATGGGGTGGATTGAGAGATATTTTGAGTTTGAAAAATATGGTACTGATCTCAAAACTGAAGTTCTTGCCGGTGTAACGACGTTCATGACGATGGCTTACATTCTCTTTGTTAATCCAGCAATTCTGAGTAATGCAATGGGCAAAGACGCGTTTGATTCACTCGTTGCAGTGACCGCACTCGCCGCGGGTTTAACGACAATACTTATGGGTGTTTACGCAAAGAAGCCTTTTGCACTAGCTCCGGGAATGGGTCTCAACGCGTACTTTGCCTTCACAGTAGCGCCAAAATACGGGTGGAAAGTAGCCCTTGCTGCTGTCTTCGTTGAAGGTATAATATTCATTATCCTCAGCATAACAAAGGTCAGGAGTGCTATAATTCATGCAATTCCAATAAGTCAGAAATATGCCGTTGGTGCTGGAATCGGTCTCTTCCTGACGTTCATTGGACTTAACGACGTTGGCCTATTAACGGCTGCAACTACAAAAGAGGGAATTCTTCAGTTTACGGGCCTCAACGCTCCAGCCCTTGCAAAACCCGAAATATTGCTGTTCCTCTTCGGTCTGTTCGTTGCGGCAATTCTAATAGGTCTCAGAATTAAGGGAGCATTGCTGATATCGATTCTCGCTACCAGTATAATAGGATGGATTACGGGGGTAGCTCCAAGACCAGAGCAAATATTCTCAATGCCAACGATAAGCTATACGTTTATGAAGCTTGACTTGCACGGTCTGATAAACGCTGGAGCCCTTGGAGTTGTGTTTGCATTCTTCATGGTTGACTTCTTCGACACATTGGGTACCGTAACTGGACTAAGCGCAAAGGCAGGGTTCCTGACTAAAGAGGGGAAGATACCAGATGCAGAGAAGGTTCTCCTTACCGATGCAATAGGAACAACCTTTGGTGCTATCCTCGGTACTTCAACCGTAACAACGTACATAGAGAGTGCTGCTGGAATTGAGGAAGGTGGAAGAACAGGGTTAACTGCAGTCGTTACTGGTCTTCTCTTCCTAGCAATAGGTCTGTTTATAGCCCCAGTTGCAAAAGCTATTCCAGCATTTGCAACGGCCCCTGCCCTTGTTATAGTGGGTTACTACATGATGAGCGCTTTTAAAGAAGTTGATTTCAGTGACCCAACAGAAGCAATTCCAGCATTCCTGGTTTTGATAACCATACCCTTCACTTACTCAATAGCGGACGGTATTGGAGTAGGTTTCATCAGCTACACCTTACTGAAGGTATTCACAGGAAGGTGGAAAGAAGTACACCCATTAATGTATATTCTAGCCTTGGTGTTCGTTGGATACTTTGCCTACCTTGCGGGAGTCTTCTGA
- a CDS encoding amidohydrolase → MVVRLEALINGTIYTSFSPLRKVSGLVIANGRVIYAGDSETARSIAEATGGKITDLQGKYVMPAFFDSHIHLDELGMSLEMVDLRGVKSIEELVERVKSGEGRIILGFGWDQDEIGRWPTREDLDNIDKPVFLYRKCFHVAVMNSKMIELLNLSKTKDFDENMGIVREKALEEARRIINERILTVEDYKRFIEKAQEHLIELGVLSVDFMSVGEKALKALFQLDRDGKLKINVFAYLNPELLEWLEEMNFGRFEGKKLRIWGVKLFADGSLGARTALLSETYSDDPSTSGELVSTKEELADIIERAKLLKLDVAVHAIGDGALDVVLDAFEETNFAGRVEHASVVRDDQLERIKELNVRLSVQPHFIISDWWVVKRVGEKRARLVYRFKTLSKYAPIGFSTDSPIEPADPWLTVEAAVKRGEGKVELFEYTREEKVSVEGALHYYTAGSAEVSLAGGLGKLEPGFVAEYIVLNSDPLLKFKD, encoded by the coding sequence ATGGTGGTGAGGTTGGAGGCCCTCATAAACGGAACAATTTATACATCTTTTAGTCCACTAAGAAAAGTTTCTGGGCTTGTAATCGCAAATGGAAGAGTCATATACGCTGGAGATTCAGAAACAGCCAGAAGCATTGCTGAAGCTACTGGTGGAAAAATTACTGATCTCCAAGGGAAGTACGTCATGCCCGCGTTCTTTGATTCTCACATTCATCTCGATGAACTTGGAATGAGCCTTGAGATGGTGGATCTAAGAGGTGTTAAGAGTATTGAGGAGCTCGTTGAGAGAGTAAAAAGCGGGGAAGGCAGAATAATTCTCGGCTTTGGATGGGATCAGGATGAAATTGGTAGATGGCCAACCAGGGAAGACCTTGACAATATAGACAAGCCGGTGTTCCTTTATAGGAAGTGTTTCCACGTTGCTGTGATGAATTCTAAAATGATTGAGCTCCTAAATCTAAGTAAGACTAAAGATTTCGATGAAAATATGGGAATAGTACGAGAAAAAGCACTGGAGGAGGCTAGGAGAATAATAAATGAGAGAATACTAACAGTTGAGGATTACAAAAGGTTTATAGAAAAGGCTCAAGAGCACTTAATAGAGCTGGGTGTTCTGTCTGTAGATTTCATGAGCGTAGGTGAGAAGGCATTAAAGGCTCTCTTCCAACTTGATAGAGATGGAAAACTTAAAATCAACGTTTTCGCTTACTTAAATCCAGAGTTACTAGAGTGGCTTGAGGAGATGAACTTCGGAAGGTTTGAAGGGAAAAAATTGAGAATCTGGGGAGTTAAGCTGTTCGCAGATGGAAGCCTCGGAGCAAGAACTGCCCTTTTAAGTGAAACCTATTCAGATGATCCCTCAACTTCTGGTGAGCTCGTTTCTACAAAGGAGGAGCTGGCTGATATTATTGAGAGAGCAAAGCTCCTCAAGTTAGATGTTGCGGTTCATGCTATTGGTGATGGAGCACTGGACGTTGTGCTCGATGCTTTTGAAGAGACGAACTTCGCAGGAAGAGTTGAGCACGCTTCTGTTGTAAGGGATGATCAGTTGGAAAGAATAAAGGAGCTAAACGTTAGACTGTCTGTGCAACCCCACTTTATAATAAGCGACTGGTGGGTTGTTAAGAGGGTGGGAGAGAAAAGAGCTAGGCTTGTATATAGATTTAAAACACTTTCTAAGTACGCTCCGATAGGATTTAGCACAGACTCTCCAATTGAGCCTGCAGACCCATGGTTGACAGTTGAGGCAGCAGTAAAGAGAGGAGAGGGAAAGGTTGAGCTATTTGAGTATACAAGGGAGGAAAAAGTTAGTGTTGAGGGGGCCCTTCACTACTATACCGCAGGTTCTGCAGAGGTTTCACTTGCTGGGGGCTTAGGAAAGCTCGAACCAGGGTTTGTTGCAGAGTACATAGTGCTTAATAGCGATCCATTGCTAAAGTTTAAGGATTAA